Proteins encoded by one window of Anopheles maculipalpis chromosome 2RL, idAnoMacuDA_375_x, whole genome shotgun sequence:
- the LOC126568366 gene encoding aldo-keto reductase family 1 member B1-like, giving the protein MPARIPHVFFKNGASVPVLGLGTWNSPPGQVTQAVRDAILVGYRHIDCAHVYENEHEVGAGIAAKIDKGYVKREDLFVTSKLWNTFHRPDLVQSALKVTLRNLNLKYLDLYLIHWPQAYREGDELFPLRPDGKRVHFSDVDYVNTWPEMERLVDAGLVRNIGLSNFNVKQVQRILDVARIAPVTNQIECHPYLHQDELREFCNEQEIIITAYSPLGSPARPWAKQDDPILMQDPMVKKLAKKHSKSPAQILIRYQIQLGNLVIPKSVSKQRIAANADVFDFELGVDDMIQLAALERSGRICPESFSFGHPHHPFEEEFRKGR; this is encoded by the exons ATGCCAGCAAGAATTCCACATGTGTTCTTCAAAAATGGTGCCTCCGTACCGGTGTTAGGCCTCGGCACATGGAAC TCACCACCGGGACAGGTTACTCAAGCGGTGAGAGATGCGATCCTCGTCGGCTATCGACACATCGACTGTGCTCATGTGTACGAGAACGAGCACGAAGTAGGCGCTGGTATTGCTGCCAAAATCGATAAAGGATACGTCAAGCG TGAAGATCTATTCGTGACGAGCAAACTGTGGAATACGTTTCACCGGCCTGACCTAGTGCAAAGCGCACTGAAAGTGACGCTTCGCAATCTTAACCTCAAATATCTCGACCTGTACCTTATCCATTGGCCGCAAGCCTATCGCGAAGGTGATGAACTGTTTCCATTGCGACCAGATGGAAAGCGTGTTCATTTTTCGGACGTTGACTACGTCAATACTTGGCCCGAGATGGAACGACTGGTAGATGCGGGCCTCGTGCGCAATATAGGGCTTTCCAATTTTAACGTCAAGCAAGTGCAGCGTATCCTGGATGTGGCTAGGATCGCTCCCGTAACCAATCAAATCGAATGCCACCCTTACTTACATCAGGACGAGCTGAGGGAGTTCTGCAACGAGCAGGAAATCATCATAACGGCTTACAGTCCACTCGGATCACCGGCACGGCCCTGGGCGAAGCAGGATGACCCTATCCTGATGCAGGATCCCATGGTGAAAAAGCTTGCCAAGAAACACTCCAAATCGCCTGCCCAGATCCTGATACGCTATCAGATTCAGCTGGGAAATTTAGTTATACCGAAATCGGTCAGCAAACAGCGCATCGCTGCCAATGCAGATGTTTTCGATTTTGAGCTGGGCGTGGACGATATGATACAACTAGCAGCACTGGAGCGGAGTGGACGCATCTGTCCGGAGTCCTTCAGCTTCGGCCATCCTCACCATCCTTTTGAAGAAGAATTCCGTAAAGGTCGTTAG
- the LOC126568229 gene encoding homeobox protein SIX3 — protein MDTSGLSPLADLDSSSGGSDGVGGFNHGPNLYMSQGGYRDNHNPIKTLFFSEKLQEFTDKEPSYHHQERKFHDTSNYNHMKAGGGHQGQVQHTGDIIYYASKPMSEGSPGSVLVNGSGSTNGSSTGSNGSSLLSVSNTSVGGGIVVPNGLPSCGALARADNNNSSYLQSLHPPAPPPPPTAPSSASSVHPLAASNGTADLERKCFSFSPDQIQCMCEALQQEGDLEKLATFLWSLSPSDLISGNESLLRARALVAYHRGLYHELYAVLESHFFSPKYHADLQALWFKAHYREAEKVRGRPLGAVDKYRLRKKYPLPKTIWDGEETVYCFKEKSRNALKDCYTRNRYPTPDEKKTLAKKTGLTLTQVSNWFKNRRQRDRTPQSSRPDLMMSVLPVTPDQMDGSYQRLFNVANYGPAHGYHANDMYAVQ, from the exons ATGGATACCTCAGGATTATCCCCACTGGCCGATCTGGACTCCAGTTCCGGTGGTTCGGATGGCGTCGGAGGATTTAACCACGGGCCGAACCTTTACATGTCGCAAGGAG GTTATCGTGACAACCATAACCCGATCAAGACGCTATTTTTCTCCGAAAAGCTACAAGAATTCACCGACAAGGAACCGTCGTACCATCATCAGGAGCGAAAGTTTCACGACACCAGCAACTACAATCATATGAAGGCGGGTGGAGGACACCAGGGACAGGTGCAACACACGGGTGACATCATCTACTATGCGA GTAAACCGATGAGTGAAGGATCACCGGGCAGTGTGCTGGTGAATGGAAGTGGCAGCACTAACGGTAGCAGCACGGGAAGTAATGGTAGTAGTCTCCTGTCCGTTTCAAACACTTCCGTCGGAGGAGGTATCGTCGTACCGAACGGTCTACCGTCGTGTGGAGCGCTGGCACGTgcagacaacaacaacagttccTATCTGCAATCGTTGCATcctccagcaccaccaccaccaccaacagcaccaTCCTCCGCATCCTCGGTACATCCTTTGGCAGCATCGAACGGAACTGCCGACCTAGAGCGCAAGTGCTTTAGCTTCAGTCCGGATCAAAttcagtgtatgtgtgaggcGCTGCAGCAGGAAGGAGATCTGGAAAAGTTGGCCACCTTCCTTTGGAGCTTATCACCGAGCGATCTGATCAGTGGCAATGAGAGTTTACTGCGAGCTCGTGCCCTTGTCGCCTACCACCGTGGGCTGTACCACGAGCTGTACGCCGTGCTGGAATCACACTTCTTCTCACCCAAGTACCATGCGGATCTGCAAGCGCTCTGGTTTAAGGCACACTATCGTGAAGCGGAAAAGGTCCGTGGTCGTCCGCTCGGTGCAGTGGACAAGTACCGGTTGCGCAAGAAGTACCCGCTGCCAAAGACGATCTGGGACGGGGAGGAAACGGTGTACTGCTTCAAGGAGAAGAGCCGCAACGCGCTGAAGGACTGCTACACCCGCAATCGGTATCCGACGCCGGACGAGAAGAAAACGCTTGCGAAGAAAACGGGCCTAACGCTGACGCAAGTGTCCAACTGGTTCAAGAATCGTCGCCAGCGGGACCGAACGCCGCAGAGCAGTCGACC cgATCTGATGATGTCGGTGCTGCCGGTTACGCCGGACCAGATGGACGGTAGCTATCAGCGGCTGTTTAATGTGGCCAATTACGGACCTGCGCACGGTTATCACGCAAATGATATGTACGCGGTGCAGTAG